In a single window of the Desulfonatronovibrio magnus genome:
- a CDS encoding type II toxin-antitoxin system PemK/MazF family toxin, translating into MTTPQYTITNQVKGYPFEVQIVDNPSITGVALADQVKNLDWRARGIKFVTTVEEAVLEEVFAKFAALLSAS; encoded by the coding sequence ATGACCACCCCGCAGTACACTATCACGAACCAAGTCAAAGGCTATCCTTTCGAGGTTCAAATAGTCGACAATCCATCTATTACGGGAGTTGCCCTGGCCGATCAGGTCAAAAATCTGGATTGGCGCGCTCGGGGCATAAAGTTTGTGACCACAGTAGAAGAGGCCGTGCTCGAAGAGGTTTTTGCCAAGTTTGCTGCCCTATTGAGTGCAAGTTAG
- the aroA gene encoding 3-phosphoshikimate 1-carboxyvinyltransferase, translated as MNSISHIILNAPSSKSMSHRAMLMAGLAQGESILSNVLDSDDLTHTRMCLEAMGAQFDSSGSRLVVKGLGGKVSAAPGQVVGLDVGESGTTCRLIAGIAAAGKGSFKISGRGRMHQRPIKSLADALMPFNIIFSYQEAHGCPPVIIETQGLPGGELSISLEESSQYLSGILLGSIMAEDEMVINLTGSKVVSWPYVNLTLQVMDEFGCGPEIQVEESGKWVSVSASQVKEAKPGKIRFIVRPLTVAGRDYQVEGDFSNASYLLAAGALGPRPTMVTGLNPQSRQGDRVILDILQKMGARVEISNKGVLVEGARLKGVDLDMGASPDLVPTVAVLASQARGITKITNVAHLRIKESDRLEGVFNEVSRTGCKCSMLDDGLIIDPEGFESDREIKFSTYDDHRMAMSLSLYQLTGINVVLDNPDCVKKSFPGFWDEWSKVVSGMGKAEGGKAEG; from the coding sequence ATGAACAGTATAAGTCACATAATACTGAATGCTCCTTCCTCCAAGTCCATGTCTCACAGGGCCATGCTCATGGCTGGTCTGGCTCAGGGAGAATCAATCTTGAGTAACGTCTTAGACAGCGATGATCTTACCCATACCCGCATGTGCCTTGAAGCCATGGGTGCGCAGTTTGACAGTTCGGGTTCCAGGCTTGTGGTCAAAGGTCTGGGCGGAAAAGTATCTGCAGCTCCAGGTCAGGTCGTTGGTCTTGATGTAGGTGAATCCGGCACGACCTGCAGGCTGATAGCAGGCATTGCAGCTGCTGGAAAAGGCAGTTTTAAAATATCAGGCCGCGGCAGAATGCATCAGCGACCCATTAAAAGTTTAGCCGATGCTTTAATGCCTTTTAATATTATTTTTTCTTACCAGGAGGCTCACGGTTGTCCGCCGGTAATCATCGAAACCCAGGGCCTTCCCGGTGGAGAGCTGTCCATATCTTTGGAAGAAAGCAGCCAGTATCTGTCAGGAATTCTTTTGGGATCCATCATGGCTGAAGATGAGATGGTTATAAACCTGACCGGAAGCAAAGTGGTATCATGGCCTTACGTTAATCTGACCCTGCAGGTTATGGATGAGTTTGGTTGTGGACCGGAAATACAGGTTGAAGAAAGTGGAAAATGGGTGAGTGTTTCAGCTTCTCAAGTAAAGGAAGCAAAGCCGGGCAAAATAAGATTTATTGTCCGCCCTTTAACTGTAGCTGGCAGAGACTATCAGGTTGAAGGCGATTTCAGTAATGCGTCATATCTTCTCGCAGCTGGGGCTCTTGGCCCAAGGCCCACAATGGTCACAGGGCTGAACCCTCAATCCAGGCAGGGGGACAGGGTTATCTTAGATATTCTGCAAAAGATGGGAGCCAGAGTTGAGATAAGCAATAAGGGTGTACTTGTGGAAGGTGCCCGGCTTAAAGGCGTGGACTTAGATATGGGAGCAAGCCCGGATCTGGTTCCTACGGTAGCTGTGCTGGCATCCCAGGCCAGGGGGATTACTAAAATAACCAATGTAGCCCATTTGAGAATCAAGGAAAGTGACCGCCTTGAGGGTGTATTCAACGAGGTGAGCAGGACAGGCTGCAAATGCAGCATGTTAGATGATGGTCTGATCATTGACCCTGAAGGGTTTGAGTCAGACAGAGAAATAAAATTTTCCACATATGATGATCACCGCATGGCCATGAGCCTTTCATTGTATCAGCTTACAGGAATCAATGTTGTTCTGGATAATCCTGACTGCGTGAAAAAATCCTTTCCAGGATTCTGGGATGAATGGAGCAAAGTGGTATCTGGGATGGGGAAGGCTGAAGGAGGGAAGGCTGAAGGCTGA
- a CDS encoding type II toxin-antitoxin system RelE/ParE family toxin, giving the protein MNYKLAWTQGFKRGFKKATRNNEPLQEKIFSVLDNLCNNPFDAKLKTHKLHGKLMGLWACHVEYDCRIVFAFEKDPDLGNDLIVLIDIGKHDEVY; this is encoded by the coding sequence ATGAATTATAAGCTTGCCTGGACTCAAGGTTTCAAAAGAGGCTTCAAAAAGGCAACCAGAAACAACGAGCCCTTACAGGAAAAGATTTTTTCCGTATTGGATAATCTATGCAATAATCCTTTTGATGCAAAACTGAAGACGCATAAACTGCATGGAAAATTGATGGGGCTTTGGGCCTGTCATGTAGAGTATGACTGCCGGATTGTTTTTGCGTTTGAAAAAGATCCTGATTTAGGAAATGACCTGATCGTATTGATTGACATCGGAAAGCATGATGAGGTTTATTAG
- a CDS encoding SLC13 family permease, giving the protein MTTEQLIVFCVLGACLFLFIQGKIRYDLIALSALFVVVISGIISPDEAFTGFSHPAVVTVAVVLIISRALSNAGIVDIIAKRLSPLAHSPVLLLGALCIVVTVLSAFMNNVGALALLMPVAIQMGRKNDISPSLLLMPLAFCSLLGGLTTMIGTPPNIIIASYRTQGDLPPFSMFDFSPVGVGLAAAGIVFIVLLSRFMLPDRKKQGSVDELFQIESYLTEVVIPEKSKVIGKTIRDLEYLPDTEIVVIGIVRSGKKIAAPSSFEILAEGDILIVEADSEDLDVLIKEAGLELVGSKELCLEFIDSDEKKAKKRNDDSDECKEYIRADKMQLTEAVVQLESPIIRKNVINLNLRWKYGINLLGVARQGTRLKQRLKSIRFKAGDVLLLQGAPDSIKDAVNEMGCFPLAERELSLAPYKNTFLVIAVFIFAILMATLSYLPIHIALLGAALFMLLWGIVTLNEAYKSVDWPIIILLGAMIPVGTAMEATGGAQLVADKILILSGGMPAIFTLSLLLAATMILSNLINNAAAAVLMAPIAINISEILNTSLDPFLMAVAVGASMPFLTPIGHQSNTLVFGPGGYKFSDYWKLGLPLTIILSIGGVLLISLFWPL; this is encoded by the coding sequence ATGACAACTGAACAATTAATAGTCTTTTGTGTCCTTGGCGCTTGTCTGTTCTTATTCATTCAGGGAAAAATCCGCTATGACCTCATAGCTCTTTCAGCTCTCTTTGTAGTGGTAATCAGTGGAATAATTTCACCTGATGAGGCATTCACTGGTTTTTCCCACCCTGCTGTGGTAACAGTAGCTGTAGTCCTTATAATAAGCAGGGCCTTAAGCAACGCTGGAATTGTTGACATCATCGCCAAAAGACTCTCTCCTCTGGCTCATAGTCCTGTTCTGCTTCTTGGAGCATTATGTATCGTGGTCACTGTTTTGTCTGCATTCATGAATAATGTAGGTGCATTGGCCCTGCTTATGCCTGTTGCCATCCAGATGGGAAGAAAAAACGATATCTCTCCCTCCCTGCTGCTTATGCCCCTTGCCTTTTGTTCACTCCTGGGAGGCCTGACCACCATGATTGGCACACCTCCCAATATTATCATTGCTTCTTACAGAACCCAGGGAGACCTTCCTCCCTTTTCCATGTTTGACTTTTCACCCGTAGGGGTCGGACTTGCTGCAGCAGGTATAGTATTCATTGTACTGCTAAGCAGATTCATGCTTCCAGACAGGAAGAAACAGGGAAGCGTGGATGAACTTTTCCAGATTGAATCATATCTTACTGAAGTTGTAATTCCAGAAAAATCAAAAGTCATTGGCAAAACCATAAGAGACCTTGAATACCTCCCTGATACTGAAATAGTAGTTATCGGTATTGTCCGTTCAGGTAAGAAAATTGCTGCTCCTTCAAGTTTTGAAATTCTTGCAGAAGGGGACATCCTTATTGTTGAGGCAGACTCAGAAGATCTTGATGTCCTAATTAAAGAAGCAGGACTTGAACTGGTAGGCAGCAAGGAACTTTGCTTAGAATTTATTGATTCAGACGAGAAAAAGGCAAAAAAAAGAAATGATGATTCTGATGAATGCAAGGAGTATATCCGGGCAGATAAAATGCAACTCACTGAAGCAGTAGTTCAACTTGAGTCACCAATAATCAGAAAAAATGTAATAAATCTTAATCTGCGCTGGAAATACGGCATCAATCTTCTCGGCGTTGCCAGACAGGGAACAAGGCTCAAGCAAAGGCTCAAAAGCATCAGATTTAAAGCAGGGGATGTATTGCTGCTCCAGGGAGCACCGGATTCCATAAAAGATGCCGTTAATGAGATGGGATGTTTCCCCTTAGCTGAAAGAGAGCTGAGCCTTGCGCCTTACAAAAACACCTTTCTGGTAATCGCTGTATTTATTTTTGCAATTCTTATGGCTACGCTTAGCTACCTACCGATTCATATAGCCCTTCTTGGAGCAGCACTTTTCATGCTGCTGTGGGGAATAGTTACTTTAAATGAAGCTTATAAGAGTGTTGACTGGCCAATAATTATCCTTCTTGGTGCCATGATTCCTGTTGGCACTGCCATGGAAGCCACTGGTGGAGCTCAATTGGTAGCAGACAAAATTTTAATACTTTCTGGAGGAATGCCTGCCATTTTCACTCTGAGCCTGCTGCTGGCAGCCACCATGATCCTATCAAACCTCATCAATAATGCTGCAGCAGCAGTCCTTATGGCTCCCATTGCCATAAATATATCAGAGATATTGAACACTTCTCTGGATCCCTTTCTAATGGCAGTGGCTGTGGGAGCTTCAATGCCTTTTTTGACACCCATTGGACATCAGTCCAACACCCTTGTCTTTGGACCTGGTGGGTATAAATTCAGCGATTACTGGAAGCTTGGACTGCCCTTGACCATAATTCTAAGCATTGGTGGGGTGCTGCTCATTAGTTTATTCTGGCCTCTTTAA
- a CDS encoding HEPN domain-containing protein, with amino-acid sequence MDKHIKYWIDSADHDLDVAASLFANAKYDWCLFIAHLVLEKTMKALYVKYKNDFPPRTHDLLRLGEMIGLGLDDETMGFLDSVNTFNISTRYPDEKLRFYNLCTREFAAENFIRIKEIRKWLLQKIYQ; translated from the coding sequence ATGGATAAACATATCAAATATTGGATCGATTCAGCAGATCATGATCTGGATGTAGCCGCATCTCTTTTTGCTAATGCCAAGTATGACTGGTGTTTATTCATTGCCCATCTGGTATTGGAAAAGACCATGAAAGCTCTTTACGTAAAGTACAAAAATGATTTTCCTCCGCGCACCCATGATTTATTAAGATTAGGCGAAATGATCGGCCTTGGTTTGGATGATGAGACCATGGGATTTCTCGATTCAGTGAATACTTTTAATATATCAACCAGATATCCTGATGAGAAGTTAAGATTTTACAATCTTTGCACCAGAGAATTTGCGGCTGAAAACTTTATCCGGATCAAGGAGATAAGGAAATGGCTTCTGCAAAAGATATATCAGTGA
- a CDS encoding type II toxin-antitoxin system HicA family toxin, whose translation MTRLGGYSGTGVVRAFQSAGWKVVRKKGSHVCMEKPGHESILTIPVHKGKDVKKGTLRNLIKDAEMTVDEFLKCI comes from the coding sequence ATGACACGGTTAGGCGGTTACTCCGGTACAGGAGTTGTCCGGGCTTTCCAAAGCGCTGGCTGGAAGGTGGTTCGGAAAAAAGGAAGTCATGTCTGCATGGAAAAGCCAGGACACGAGTCTATCCTTACAATTCCTGTGCATAAAGGAAAGGACGTCAAGAAAGGGACACTGCGCAACCTTATCAAAGATGCTGAAATGACAGTAGATGAATTTCTCAAATGTATTTGA
- the pheA gene encoding prephenate dehydratase, with protein MNQEQSLKQIRHEISTIDAGILELLNKRAVLSLKVGDIKSQSKDSVFKPFREKEVLNGLAVKNSGPLPEEHLRAIYREIFSSSRSLQQKQRVAYLGPEGTFSYFAGVEYLGQSADFFPKPGLEDVFRAVDIREAELGIIPLENSLEGSVGQSLDLFMKFEVFIHAEVFCRISHALLTQEKEADQIKKVYSHPQALQQCSTWLKTNLPGIAVIPDESTASAARRAAGEKGAAALGHKNLARIFHLNIVEQGLEDVPDNWTRFLIIGANPPETGSREKTSLLFTVTDKPGSLVTALNVLSRKGINMKKLESRPMRVEKWRYVFFTDVECDLTAEEYKDVLSELAESCHFLRILGSYPQGPQITA; from the coding sequence ATGAACCAGGAACAAAGTCTGAAACAAATCCGCCATGAGATAAGTACCATAGATGCGGGCATACTTGAATTGCTCAATAAAAGAGCTGTCCTCAGTCTTAAAGTCGGGGACATCAAATCCCAGTCAAAGGACAGTGTGTTTAAACCTTTCAGAGAGAAGGAAGTATTAAACGGCCTGGCTGTCAAAAATTCCGGTCCCCTGCCTGAAGAACATTTGCGGGCCATTTACAGGGAGATATTTTCATCATCCAGAAGTCTGCAGCAGAAACAAAGGGTTGCCTACCTCGGGCCTGAGGGAACTTTTTCCTATTTTGCCGGAGTGGAGTATCTGGGGCAAAGTGCTGATTTTTTTCCCAAACCAGGACTTGAAGATGTGTTCAGGGCAGTGGATATCCGAGAAGCTGAGCTGGGCATTATTCCTCTGGAAAACTCTCTCGAAGGCAGTGTGGGCCAGAGCCTTGATCTTTTTATGAAGTTTGAGGTTTTTATACACGCTGAGGTCTTCTGCCGCATCAGTCACGCTCTTTTGACCCAGGAAAAAGAAGCAGATCAGATTAAAAAGGTATACTCTCATCCCCAGGCCCTGCAACAATGTTCCACCTGGCTGAAAACCAATTTGCCCGGAATAGCGGTAATTCCTGATGAGAGCACGGCGTCAGCTGCGAGAAGGGCTGCTGGAGAAAAGGGCGCTGCTGCCCTTGGCCACAAAAATCTGGCCAGGATTTTTCACCTGAATATTGTTGAGCAGGGTCTTGAAGATGTACCGGATAACTGGACCAGGTTTCTAATCATAGGTGCTAATCCCCCTGAAACTGGCAGTCGGGAGAAAACTTCTCTTCTTTTTACAGTTACAGATAAGCCCGGTTCTCTCGTGACAGCATTGAATGTGTTGTCAAGAAAGGGAATCAATATGAAAAAGTTAGAATCACGGCCCATGCGTGTGGAAAAGTGGAGATATGTTTTTTTTACAGACGTTGAATGCGATTTGACTGCTGAAGAATACAAGGATGTTTTGAGCGAATTAGCTGAGAGCTGTCATTTCTTAAGAATTCTGGGGAGCTATCCCCAGGGACCTCAGATAACAGCTTAG
- a CDS encoding 2-amino-3,7-dideoxy-D-threo-hept-6-ulosonate synthase, which translates to MHLGKKLRLERIFNRNTGRTIIVPLDHGVTVGPISGLVDLRDTVGKIAEGGANAVVMHKGLARCGHRGEGSDVGLILHLSASTSISPYPNAKTLVGSVEDAIKLGADAVSVHVNLGDESERDMLRDMGMIASRASDWGMPLLAMVYARGPKVKDEYDVDVVAHCARVGEELGADVVKVPYTGDMDTFTKVVEACCIPVVIAGGPKLENGRDLVQMVYDAVASGGAGLSIGRNIFQHDNPSLLIKTLNQVVHNDLEIEDAMEMLEKG; encoded by the coding sequence ATGCATTTAGGAAAAAAACTCAGACTGGAAAGAATTTTCAATCGTAACACTGGAAGGACAATTATAGTGCCTTTAGATCATGGTGTTACTGTAGGTCCAATTTCAGGGCTTGTGGATCTGAGGGACACAGTGGGTAAAATAGCAGAAGGCGGAGCCAATGCCGTGGTCATGCATAAAGGTCTGGCCAGGTGCGGTCATCGAGGGGAAGGCAGTGATGTAGGGCTAATTCTTCATTTGTCTGCCAGCACATCCATATCTCCATATCCCAATGCCAAAACCCTGGTAGGTTCTGTGGAAGATGCCATCAAACTTGGAGCCGACGCAGTATCAGTTCATGTGAATCTCGGTGATGAGTCCGAACGGGATATGCTCAGAGATATGGGTATGATTGCTTCCAGGGCAAGCGATTGGGGCATGCCTCTGCTGGCCATGGTTTATGCAAGAGGCCCCAAGGTCAAGGATGAATATGACGTGGACGTGGTTGCTCATTGCGCCAGGGTTGGCGAAGAGCTGGGCGCCGATGTAGTCAAGGTGCCTTACACAGGTGATATGGACACATTCACCAAAGTAGTGGAGGCCTGCTGCATTCCTGTGGTAATTGCAGGTGGTCCCAAACTGGAAAATGGCCGGGACCTGGTCCAGATGGTGTATGATGCTGTTGCTTCAGGTGGAGCAGGCTTGTCCATAGGCAGAAACATTTTTCAGCACGACAATCCTTCCTTGCTTATAAAAACCCTGAATCAGGTTGTGCATAATGACCTGGAAATTGAAGATGCCATGGAAATGCTGGAAAAGGGTTAG
- a CDS encoding nucleotidyltransferase domain-containing protein yields MASAKDISVKKARLFLDSLREAGIDVSEAYLFGSVVAGVSHKDSDIDLAVVSSKFQGIRYHDMKKISRHRRKIDLRLEIHPFSSQEVEQDPPQFYLKIKQEGLRILP; encoded by the coding sequence ATGGCTTCTGCAAAAGATATATCAGTGAAAAAGGCCCGCTTGTTTCTTGACTCACTGCGCGAGGCAGGAATTGACGTTTCTGAAGCATATCTATTCGGCTCGGTTGTCGCCGGGGTATCCCATAAGGATAGCGACATCGACCTGGCTGTGGTATCAAGTAAGTTTCAGGGGATTAGGTATCATGACATGAAAAAGATAAGCAGACACCGAAGAAAAATTGATCTGCGCCTCGAGATCCATCCTTTTTCCAGCCAGGAGGTCGAACAGGACCCACCTCAGTTTTATTTAAAAATTAAACAGGAAGGCCTGAGAATTCTTCCATGA
- a CDS encoding type II toxin-antitoxin system HicB family antitoxin, which produces MKFRVLLQPDTEDGGFNISCPALPGCHSQGETVEEALANIREAIELSLDVLNSRAKAQNPREQIMEVAL; this is translated from the coding sequence ATGAAGTTTCGAGTTTTACTCCAGCCAGACACTGAAGATGGTGGCTTCAATATCAGTTGCCCTGCATTGCCAGGATGTCATTCTCAGGGAGAAACAGTGGAGGAGGCTCTTGCCAATATTCGTGAGGCCATTGAACTCAGTCTTGACGTACTCAATAGCCGCGCCAAAGCTCAGAATCCCAGGGAGCAGATTATGGAAGTAGCTCTCTAA
- a CDS encoding 3-dehydroquinate synthase II has protein sequence MKKKIYFKAVPFDKKMVTLALESGVDAIIAENKDLEGIAALGRTEVLDIEGFNFMAINEKQDEEKVVELLNTGSKVVLLRDVEIIPVENILAQAVNVGMEVDSLTGLETAFGILEKGVDYVVVGADSAQELKNMVKRVKQDQGKVDIVSAKVLEISPIGLGHRVCVDTISLLKTGQGMLVGNSSAFTFLVNAETESNPYVAARPFRINAGAVHSYACLPQDKTTYLEELCPGTEVLIAGHDGTSFSAVVGRIKTEIRPMLLITAEYEGKKGSVVLQNAETIRLVGANGVPVSVVKLQVGDEVLCKLDQAGRHFGMRIQEEIREE, from the coding sequence ATGAAAAAGAAAATATATTTTAAAGCTGTACCTTTTGACAAAAAGATGGTCACTCTGGCCCTTGAGTCCGGAGTGGATGCCATTATTGCAGAAAATAAAGATCTGGAGGGCATTGCTGCTCTGGGCAGAACAGAAGTGCTGGACATTGAAGGATTCAACTTCATGGCTATCAATGAGAAACAGGATGAAGAAAAAGTTGTTGAACTTCTAAACACAGGCAGCAAAGTTGTATTGCTTAGAGATGTGGAAATAATTCCAGTGGAAAATATTCTGGCTCAGGCTGTCAATGTGGGCATGGAAGTGGACAGCCTGACAGGCTTGGAAACAGCTTTCGGCATTCTGGAAAAAGGAGTTGATTATGTGGTGGTTGGTGCTGACAGTGCTCAGGAGCTCAAAAATATGGTCAAAAGAGTAAAGCAGGACCAGGGCAAGGTGGATATTGTTTCAGCCAAGGTGCTGGAGATTTCTCCCATAGGTCTGGGGCATCGGGTATGCGTGGACACCATTTCCCTGTTGAAAACCGGACAGGGCATGCTGGTAGGCAACTCCAGCGCATTTACCTTTCTGGTCAATGCCGAGACCGAATCCAACCCTTATGTTGCAGCCAGACCTTTTAGAATAAATGCAGGCGCGGTTCATTCCTACGCATGCCTCCCCCAGGACAAAACTACCTACCTTGAAGAGCTATGCCCCGGCACAGAAGTGCTTATAGCCGGCCATGACGGGACCAGCTTTTCCGCAGTAGTGGGCAGAATCAAGACAGAAATTCGTCCCATGCTTCTCATTACAGCTGAATACGAAGGTAAAAAAGGCAGTGTTGTCCTGCAAAACGCTGAAACCATCAGGCTTGTAGGAGCCAATGGAGTTCCGGTTAGCGTGGTTAAACTTCAGGTGGGTGATGAAGTGTTGTGCAAGCTGGATCAGGCTGGAAGGCATTTTGGAATGCGCATCCAGGAAGAGATCAGGGAAGAGTAG
- a CDS encoding type II toxin-antitoxin system VapC family toxin → MYLVDTSVWIDHFNKSEPLLVSFLNDNVVCTHPFIIGEIALGNLRQREIVIGYFQGLPQACVGSDFEVMHFISKKMLHGKGIGYVDAHLVTSALLMNNIYIWTRDKKLLKAAKQLNMAYIEDDSN, encoded by the coding sequence ATGTATCTTGTTGACACATCTGTTTGGATTGATCATTTTAACAAAAGTGAACCGCTTTTGGTATCCTTTCTGAATGATAATGTAGTTTGTACCCATCCGTTTATTATCGGAGAAATTGCACTTGGCAATTTACGTCAACGTGAAATTGTAATTGGATATTTTCAGGGACTTCCTCAAGCATGTGTGGGTTCTGATTTTGAAGTTATGCATTTCATCAGCAAAAAAATGTTGCATGGAAAAGGCATTGGTTATGTAGATGCACATCTTGTGACAAGCGCCTTACTGATGAACAACATATATATTTGGACTCGTGACAAAAAACTGCTGAAAGCAGCTAAACAATTAAACATGGCATATATAGAGGACGATTCAAACTGA
- a CDS encoding type II toxin-antitoxin system VapB family antitoxin: protein MQETMDIDQELLKKAAQILGEKEKSRLIQMALEALIERENARNLARLGGSQPELRHVPRRRL, encoded by the coding sequence ATGCAAGAAACTATGGATATTGATCAGGAATTATTGAAAAAGGCTGCACAGATCCTGGGTGAAAAGGAAAAGTCGCGCTTGATCCAGATGGCGTTAGAGGCATTGATTGAAAGAGAAAATGCCCGAAACTTGGCACGGCTTGGTGGTAGCCAACCTGAATTGCGGCATGTACCGCGTCGCAGACTTTAA
- a CDS encoding prephenate dehydrogenase, with the protein MNDSQIAIIGGHGQMGRMLDKRFSDVGLKVLCLDQPLPEDELEALLSPCRLVILAVPISVFAQVTELIAPRMAQGTILTDICSVKVTPLMHMERLYTGPVVGTHPLFGPDPKPDHELKVALCPGTGTDQNSVELVEKIFNKAGMRTFICSAREHDQAMACIQSLNFVTTISYFASLPQDLDLEKFSTPSFMRRLNSARKMLNEDAYLFSSLAEDNPYTGQMIRRFKSFLNLSAAGELELLQDKALWWWRNENEKGGP; encoded by the coding sequence ATGAATGATTCTCAAATAGCCATTATTGGCGGGCACGGTCAGATGGGGCGGATGTTAGACAAAAGATTTTCTGATGTCGGCTTGAAAGTTCTTTGTCTGGATCAGCCCCTGCCTGAAGATGAGCTCGAAGCTCTTCTGTCTCCTTGCAGGCTGGTTATTCTGGCCGTGCCCATTTCTGTCTTTGCCCAGGTTACTGAATTGATTGCACCCAGAATGGCCCAGGGAACGATTTTAACTGATATTTGCTCAGTCAAGGTAACCCCGCTCATGCATATGGAAAGGCTTTATACAGGCCCTGTGGTGGGGACTCATCCCTTGTTTGGTCCTGACCCAAAACCCGATCATGAGCTTAAGGTTGCCCTGTGCCCTGGTACTGGCACAGATCAAAATAGCGTGGAATTGGTTGAAAAAATATTCAACAAGGCCGGGATGCGAACGTTTATCTGTTCGGCCAGGGAGCATGATCAGGCCATGGCCTGCATCCAGAGTCTTAATTTTGTTACAACAATATCATATTTTGCCAGCTTGCCCCAGGATCTTGATCTGGAAAAGTTTTCCACACCGTCATTTATGCGCAGGCTTAACTCAGCCCGGAAGATGCTCAATGAAGACGCTTATCTTTTTTCATCTCTTGCTGAAGACAATCCTTATACTGGACAAATGATTCGCAGGTTCAAATCTTTTCTTAACTTAAGTGCAGCAGGTGAGCTGGAACTTCTGCAGGACAAGGCCCTCTGGTGGTGGCGTAATGAAAATGAAAAAGGGGGGCCATAA